In a single window of the Nicotiana tomentosiformis chromosome 10, ASM39032v3, whole genome shotgun sequence genome:
- the LOC138899853 gene encoding uncharacterized protein, with product MARLYVKPGRDIKSYSDCPHHYQTAEVLGHTFIDGYAKLANQQLRTEFNNLERQVGQVTSTQNPRSNGTLPSDTEKNPIEQVQAINLRSGKALEEVPPKKYVSKEVFERLVPQSEVEAEKKDDKHRQEIELRPPPPFPQRLQKSKDESKYKRFLDILSQVRVNLPLIEVLQEVPKYAKYLRDIVANKRRLTEFETVALTEECSARIQSKLPPKLKN from the exons ATGGCGAGACTCTACGTCAAGCCTGGGAGAGATATAAAAAGCTACTCAGATTGCCCACATCACTATCAGACTGCTGAAGTCCTAGGTCATACTTTCATTGATGG ATATGCAAAGTTAGCCAATCAG CAACTTCGGACAGAATTCAATAATTTGGAAAGGCAAGTTGGGCAAGTCACCTCCACTCAGAATCCTAGATCTAATGGGACACTCCCAAGTGATACTGAGAAGAATCCCATTGAACAAGTGCAAGCAATTAATCTAAGAAGTGGTAAAGCATTGGAGGAGGTGCCACCTAAAAAGTATGTGTCTAAAGAAGTTTTTGAAAGATTGGTACCTCAATCAGAGGTAGAAGCTGAAAAGAAAGATGATAAACATAGGCAGGAGATAGAGttaaggccaccaccaccttttcCTCAAAGGTTGCAAAAGTCAAAAGATGAGTCCAAGTACAAAAGATTCTTAGATATCTTGAGCCAAGTGCGGGTGAATCTACCTTTGATAGAAGTGCTGCAAGAAGTTCCTAAATATGCCAAGTACTTGAGAGACATCGTGGCCAATAAAAGAAGGTTGACAGAGTTTGaaacggttgcacttactgaggagtgcagtgCTAGAATACAGAGTAAGCTCCCGCCTAAGTTGAAGAATTAA